The nucleotide sequence TGGACATCAAATATCCGTTTTGTCCGGTCATAATTTATGAGGATGACAGTATCTCCTTTGACGGGAGTGTCTTCATCCGGTTTGGCACGGCAACTAACCGTTAATTGCGGTCCGTCCGGAACTCGGACGCGAGCCGTACCAAAGGTGGTTGTAATCTGTCCACTGATAACTCGTCCACTGAGACCGAGTAACTGGACATCAGTGATGGCTTTTTCGCTCTCTGGCAACAGTTTTGAGAGTGCGATGGAAATATACCGAGTTCCTAAGAAACAACAGAAAAGCGCAATGATACACGATATCCAAACCCAGTGTGGGTTTTCCGGGATGTTGAGAAGCGCATTGGCGATGAGCCCAGAGATTCCCCATGTCACAAATAGCGACATCAGCACAATCATCAAGGGGACCCTGCCGACGTTCAGAAACCCAAACATATCTCCGAAGGAGGGACTCTGCGTGCCTGTATGTGTGTCCATATCAGCCTCTACATCTGCGTCGGCGTCTATATCCATATCGGCATCCATGTCCGCATCCATATCGACATCTGTGTCCACATCGCCGAAGTCCATTGCACCTGTGGCAAGTCGGAAAAGTGCCAATAGGAACACAATCGCTAACGGGGCTGTAAACCAAACATTATACGAAACGATGAGATAGTTCAGGAATTCTATCATGGCATCCCTTTTCATCCTGCTCCGGAGGGCACGCGATCACAATCATCGTGGTGATGCGCCTCCGAGAGCTGCTCAGTGATGCACGCGTAAGCACATTGTGCTGCACGGAAGTTGATATTGTCGATCCAGTGAACATTACGTACGACACTAATTTCAAGTTTTGCTTGGCGGAAGAGCCGATGCTTAAGATGCCGAACTAACTTAACACCGCTGATTTCTGTAAACAGTAGATTGCACCGAACATTCGCGTAGGAAACAGCGATGCCCCCTATATATCGCTCATCTAAGACTAACACCCGGCGCGACGTAATGAAAACATAGTCTGGACGCAGCAAACTGGAGCGACCGAGGACGCACAAATATACATGTTCATCCTCACCTATATGCGCTTGCACAATCTTTTGGATACGAGGTGGCATGTTCGCGAATTCAGCCATGTTATTTTGCAAGCAATATGTGGCTGATAAACACGGAATAACGCTGTAGAAATGGAGGTGGCGGGAATCGAACCCGCGTCCGAAGGCAGTTCAATAGAGGCTACTACATGCTTATCACAGGTTTTAAGATTCGCCTATCAGACTCCCCTGTGCAGGATTCATAAGAGACTATCTCAAAAAGTGTTTCGCGGCACGCCCCTTGAGAATGAGCGAGCGGCTAAGCCCGTATTGCGACGCTTTTGCTTCCCTGACGGGCGGCAGG is from Candidatus Poribacteria bacterium and encodes:
- a CDS encoding DUF1449 family protein; protein product: MKRDAMIEFLNYLIVSYNVWFTAPLAIVFLLALFRLATGAMDFGDVDTDVDMDADMDADMDIDADADVEADMDTHTGTQSPSFGDMFGFLNVGRVPLMIVLMSLFVTWGISGLIANALLNIPENPHWVWISCIIALFCCFLGTRYISIALSKLLPESEKAITDVQLLGLSGRVISGQITTTFGTARVRVPDGPQLTVSCRAKPDEDTPVKGDTVILINYDRTKRIFDVQKSEFVTDN